TTAGGGGATAGAACGATCGGCGCACTAATTGTGTTTTTTCCCCATAATCGCCACTTCACTGAGCAACAAATTGAGTTAACCTACGCCCTAGCCCAACAAGTCACACTCGCTATTCAGTTAACTCGACTGGCAGAAGAAGCCAAACAAGCGGCGATCGCCCGTGAACAAGAAAAAGCCGCACAAGAACGAGCAGCAGAATTAGCAAAAGCCAATGAAGTTCTTGCTCGCACTTCGTCACGTTTGGCAGAGCAACCTGATCTATCCGGCTTCTTGGGGCACATTATGCTCGAAGCAGTTGCTCAAATAGGTGCAGATGGAGGGCATCTCACCACCTATGACCCGCAACAGGAAATGATTTCTACGGCTGTTCTGGTTGAGCAGGGAAAAGTCATTTCTAGCCTAGACTTTCCTCCTGATATGCCAATTTCTGAGGTTGGCTTTATTCAGTTGATTCGAGAAACACGGCAGTTAAGATATTTTGATTTGGAAGCAAATTTTGAACAGGATTCCCACCTACTTTGGCAGGATGTTGGGGAACATCACAAACGGCGTGATCATGTTGTGGGAATTGCAATCCCACTGTTTATCGGAGATGAATTTTTAGGGCATTTTGGGCTTGCCTTTACCAGTAAAAAGATAATAAATGAACAAAACATTGAACTCTTACAGGTACTTGCCAATCAAGCGGCTCTGGCAATTCAACTAACACGACTAGCAGAAGAAGCCAAACAAGCGGCGATCGCCCGTGAACAAGAAAAAGCGGCACAAGAACGCGCCGCAGAACTGGTAAAAGCGAATGAGGCTTTGAAACGCACCGTCAGCAAGCTCTCTGAGCAACCAGAACTAGATGCCTTCTTGAATCACGTTTTGACAGAAGCCGCAGAACAAATTGGCGCATGCTCTAATGCCTTATTCCTCTACAATGCAGCAACACATACCCTGTCGATGCACGCAATTTGCCTGCATGGACAGATTGCCGATATCCTGACTGACTCACGCTTAGAGCCGTATCGAGAACCGATCCCCGCTGATATTAGCCCTGCTTGGAGGCAGATTTGTGAAACCGGATGGGTAGTGGCTCATGAGACAGATGGCACCGACCCAAACAGCCATCCCCAATCCCCTTCGTTCCATCGAGCAATGGGACATGAAACGGTCGTTGCTGTACCACTGGTGGTTGGTGGACGGACGATCGGCTTTATGGCTCCTTGTTTTAGAGAGTGGATTGACCCCAATCCTGAAAAAATTGAACTGGTGCAATCTCTTGCGCATCAAGCAACGTTAGCGTTAGAACTGACCCGATTGGCAGAAGAAGCGAAGCAGGCGGCGATCGCCCGTGAGCAAGAAAAAGCAGCTCAAGAACGTGCTGCTGAATTGGTAAAAGCGAATGAGGCACTCAAGCGTAGCCTGAATCAGCTTGCCAACGATCGCAATTTAGAATCATTTTTAGAGCGGATTTTGCAGGAAGCCATCCAAACACTTGATGGAGCCGCTGCTCAACTTTTTCTCTATGATGCTAAAACTCACACGATTTCCCCTTCTTTAGGAGTTGATAAAGACAGCATCATCCGTCCTGAACCTGGATTAGTGAGTGGACTTCCGATTGGTCAACCCTTTTCGGCAGATGTTACTGGAGCATGGCAGCGACTACTCGGGCAACGCAGTCCAATT
Above is a genomic segment from Oscillatoria sp. FACHB-1407 containing:
- a CDS encoding GAF domain-containing protein: LGDRTIGALIVFFPHNRHFTEQQIELTYALAQQVTLAIQLTRLAEEAKQAAIAREQEKAAQERAAELAKANEVLARTSSRLAEQPDLSGFLGHIMLEAVAQIGADGGHLTTYDPQQEMISTAVLVEQGKVISSLDFPPDMPISEVGFIQLIRETRQLRYFDLEANFEQDSHLLWQDVGEHHKRRDHVVGIAIPLFIGDEFLGHFGLAFTSKKIINEQNIELLQVLANQAALAIQLTRLAEEAKQAAIAREQEKAAQERAAELVKANEALKRTVSKLSEQPELDAFLNHVLTEAAEQIGACSNALFLYNAATHTLSMHAICLHGQIADILTDSRLEPYREPIPADISPAWRQICETGWVVAHETDGTDPNSHPQSPSFHRAMGHETVVAVPLVVGGRTIGFMAPCFREWIDPNPEKIELVQSLAHQATLALELTRLAEEAKQAAIAREQEKAAQERAAELVKANEALKRSLNQLANDRNLESFLERILQEAIQTLDGAAAQLFLYDAKTHTISPSLGVDKDSIIRPEPGLVSGLPIGQPFSADVTGAWQRLLGQRSPIYFDIERDSADHWPGAIEFHRSRGEYGSVCTALMLGDQPLGILGLAFHNRTQFKASEFEFFQALAQQATLAIQLTQLAEEAKQVAVLEERNRMAREIHDTIAQGLAGILIQLQAAEDTDLTDAGDRQAHIAQARHLAAASLAEARRSVRALRPQVLEETNLAGALTSLMRDLTSNTELQVTYRVQGTPYVLSTEIETNLLRIAQEAMNNILKHAEATHIQIELNYRPDHVQLQIQDNGQGFDYDQLTHLETSKKGYGLISMQERSQQIGGNLTIASQPGEGTVLTIVVPLTL